From Planctomycetaceae bacterium, one genomic window encodes:
- a CDS encoding terminase gpA endonuclease subunit, producing the protein MAAKGTGLEGSICAGPEALTADRLSRNWRRDDGAELRIDRCLIDANWGSSTDVVYQFCRQSKHARTVLPSHGRFVGASSRPFSEYKRKQGERVGLNGRMTNASGKRAVRHVIYDTNYWKSFVQSRLVVAQGDPGCLSLFGTSAEMHRMFAEHLTAEYCVKTE; encoded by the coding sequence GTGGCGGCGAAAGGGACTGGGCTCGAGGGATCGATCTGCGCCGGGCCGGAAGCATTGACCGCAGATCGGCTGTCACGCAACTGGCGACGCGACGATGGTGCGGAACTGCGGATCGACCGTTGTCTGATCGACGCCAACTGGGGGTCATCGACGGATGTGGTCTATCAGTTCTGCCGGCAATCGAAACATGCCAGGACCGTGCTCCCCTCGCACGGTCGGTTCGTCGGCGCATCCAGCCGACCCTTCTCCGAATACAAACGGAAACAGGGTGAACGCGTCGGACTCAACGGGCGGATGACGAATGCCAGCGGCAAGCGAGCCGTTCGCCATGTGATCTACGACACGAACTACTGGAAGTCGTTCGTGCAGTCGCGGCTGGTCGTGGCACAGGGCGATCCCGGTTGCCTGTCGCTCTTCGGCACCAGCGCGGAGATGCACAGGATGTTCGCCGAGCACCTGACCGCCGAATACTGCGTAAAGACCGAATGA